The Penicillium oxalicum strain HP7-1 chromosome VI, whole genome shotgun sequence genome window below encodes:
- a CDS encoding tRNA pseudouridine synthase 1 has product MSAAAICSFRKSYRAKFEFMRVYNFWQRNIAGLTSLVQANRHCDIHSRISSQLRRYSQSYPTETRAEAELKEFFKRVPWPTTPQEERMLVASVGTVIWEGQNGASRQARDKRKRAEEKEEAKRRKIENGEDVVNPIYATEFSKEEIDNEERRPKKKVALMIGYSGTGYYGMQLIEDKPTIEGELFSALVAAGAISKANATDPKKSSFIRCARTDKGVHAAGNVVSLKMIIEDSDIVEKINSHLSPQIRVWGLEPTAKSFSCYQMCDSRVYEYLLPTHCLLPPHPSTFLGKKIVELAEQAGDLDQVNARQEEVTGYWEKVDEEYIKPILETVPEDVRNIIQQSLFAADSAPPGLENEDESQVQAPEKPAEEAAQPEKNDAVESKSEEPFVMDPRQKLILDTTKAIKAAYMKARRSYRAPASRIARLQEALDRYVGTPNFYNYTIQKTFKDPSAKRHIKSFNVNTTPVVINGTEWLSLKVHGQSFMMHQIRKMVAMATLVVRCGCHPDRIKDSYGPDRIAIPKAPGLGLLLERPIFDSYNAKAASLGRGPVHFERFTKEMDEFKQREIYDRIFREEEQTAAFGNFFNHIDHFQTNFFLYCTSGGIPAAKLVSAPGGSQGAAKGDNKTGKDSGSAALAHVESEDEGALPTNGEEEG; this is encoded by the exons ATGTCCGCGGCGGCCATTTGCTCGTTCCGCAAATCTTATCGTGCCAAATTCGAGTTCATGCGTGTCTACAATTTCTGGCAACGCAACATTGCCGGACTCACTTCCTTGGTCCAAGCGAACCGCCATTGCGATATTCACAGTCGCATCTCGTCTCAACTAAGGCGATACAGCCAATCCTATCCCACCGAAACGAGAGCTGAAGCCGAGCTCAAGGAATTCTTCAAACGCGTACCATGGCCGACAACGCCCCAGGAGGAGCGGATGCTGGTAGCAAGCGTAGGAACCGTAATATGGGAAGGTCAGAATGGAG CAAGCCGTCAAGCCCGAGATAAGAGAAAGCGTgccgaggaaaaggaagaggcaaAGCGCCGCAAGATCGAGAATGGCGAAGACGTCGTGAACCCTATCTACGCCACTGAGTTTtccaaggaagaaattgacaATGAAGAGCGACGCCCTAAGAAGAAGGTGGCGCTTATGATCGGATATTCAGGAACTGGGTATTATGGCATGCAACT AATTGAAGATAAGCCCACTATTGAAGGCGAGCTGTTCTCGGCCCTGGTGGCTGCTGGTGCGATTTCCAAAGCCAACGCGACCGACCCGAAGAAGTCCTCTTTTATTCGCTGCGCCCGGACAGACAAGGGCGTGCACGCCGCGGGGAACGTGGTGTCTCTCAAGATGATCATCGAAGACTCGGATATTGTGGAAAAAATCAACTCCCATTTGAGCCCGCAGATCCGCGTTTGGGGCTTGGAGCCTACCGCCAAGAGTTTCAGCTGTTATCAGATGTGTGATTCTCGTGTTTACGAGTATCTGCTTCCTACCCATTGTCTGCTTCCGCCTCACCCTAGTACTTTCCTCGGGAAGAAGATCGTGGAGCTTGCCGAGCAGGCCGGCGATCTAGATCAAGTGAACGCGCGGCAAGAAGAGGTCACCGGCTACTGGGAGAAGGTGGACGAGGAGTACATCAAGCCAATTCTTGAAACCGTCCCAGAGGACGTTCGAAACATCATCCAGCAATCCCTCTTTGCTGCGGATTCGGCTCCCCCAGGTCTCGAGAACGAGGATGAGTCGCAGGTGCAAGCCCCGGAGAAGCCCGCGGAGGAAGCAGCCCAGCCCGAGAAAAATGACGCTGTTGAATCAAAGAGCGAAGAGCCCTTTGTGATGGATCCTCGCCAAAAACTCATCCTCGATACTACCAAGGCGATCAAAGCCGCCTACATGAAAGCCCGACGGTCATATCGAGCGCCGGCTTCTCGCATTGCCAGATTGCAGGAGGCTCTGGACCGGTATGTGGGTACGCCAAACTTCTACAATTACACCATTCAGAAGACGTTTAAGGATCCGTCAGCCAAACGCCACATCAAGTCATTCAATGTCAATACGACTCCGGTGGTCATCAACGGGACCGAGTGGCTCAGTTTGAAGGTTCACGGTCAGAGCTTCATGATGCATCAGATTCGCAAGATGGTGGCCATGGCTACCCTCGTTGTTCGCTGCGGCTGTCACCCTGATCGTATCAAAGACTCATATGGTCCCGATCGGATCGCGATCCCCAAAGCCCCGGGCCTGGGACTGTTGCTCGAGCGGCCCATCTTCGACAGCTACAACGCCAAGGCTGCTAGTCTGGGTCGTGGACCTGTCCACTTTGAGCGATTTACCAAGGAGATGGACGAGTTTAAGCAACGTGAAATTTACGATCGAATCTTCCGCGAGGAGGAACAAACCGCAGC GTTCGGCAATTTCTTCAATCATATTGACCACTTCCAGACCAACTTCTTCTTGTACTGCACGTCGGGTGGCATTCCCGCCGCCAAGCTTGTTTCCGCCCCCGGTGGTTCCCAAGGAGCCGCAAAGGGAGACAACAAGACTGGCAAGGACTCCGGCAGTGCAGCATTGGCTCATGTGGAATCGGAGGACGAGGGTGCACTACCCACGaatggggaggaagaaggatga